A region of Anopheles merus strain MAF chromosome 2R, AmerM5.1, whole genome shotgun sequence DNA encodes the following proteins:
- the LOC121603584 gene encoding proteasome subunit beta type-3, which produces MSILAYNGGCVVAMKGKNCVAIATDHRFGVQAQTIATDFEKVFEINPHMYLGLVGLQTDILTVYQRLLFRKNLYEVRENRQMTPERFAAMLSNFLYEKRFGPYFIEPVIAGLDPKTYEPFICNMDLIGCPNLPNDFVVAGTCAEQLYGMCETLWKPDLESDSLFEVISQALVNAFDRDAISGWGATVYIIEKEKITVKKLKTRMD; this is translated from the coding sequence ATGTCCATCCTCGCGTACAACGGTGGCTGCGTGGTGGCCATGAAGGGCAAAAACTGTGTGGCCATCGCCACCGATCACCGGTTCGGCGTGCAGGCCCAAACCATCGCGACAGACTTTGAGAAGGTGTTCGAAATCAATCCCCACATGTATCTCGGCCTGGTCGGGCTGCAGACAGACATCCTGACGGTGTACCAGCGGTTGCTGTTCCGCAAGAACCTGTACGAAGTGCGGGAGAACCGGCAGATGACACCGGAGCGATTCGCCGCGATGCTGTCCAACTTCCTGTACGAGAAGCGCTTTGGGCCGTACTTCATCGAGCCCGTCATTGCGGGGCTGGACCCGAAAACGTACGAACCGTTCATCTGCAACATGGACCTGATCGGATGCCCGAACTTGCCGAACGATTTCGTGGTCGCCGGCACCTGTGCGGAGCAGCTGTACGGTATGTGCGAAACGCTCTGGAAGCCGGACCTGGAGTCGGACAGCCTGTTCGAGGTGATCTCGCAAGCGCTGGTGAACGCGTTCGATCGCGATGCCATCTCCGGCTGGGGCGCGACGGTGTACATAATCGAGAAGGAGAAGATCACGGTGAAGAAGCTGAAGACGCGCATGGATTAA
- the LOC121589883 gene encoding protein IWS1 homolog, whose amino-acid sequence MESGLNCKRKEITTTSKKRQEDGRQFCLNSSPEDTIQDCSPKKQLMTDFDLMMILKRKKNIYRRTGSDIDVVKRNDDQILELLETMQQAADQDRQLNRANKPATKKIALLKHFMSQLIKKDLQLPLLERNVLNVLADWISPLPSKALPCLQIREGILKMLGEFPSIEKSYLKQSGIGKAVMYLYKHPDETNANRKRAGELIHGWFRTIYNVNIELKAMSREERQQLEMKQMPANKRKTMDSLPSAGCDQLDEALWLDKGERGTGHPGDRDWAETARANVSFGLFGPTDLQLREYAPLQQNNSPTAAFVY is encoded by the exons ATGGAATCCGGGCTCAACTGCAAGCGGAAAGAAATTACAACAACTTCCAAGAAGCGACAGGAAGATGGCAGACAATTCTGTCTAAATTCATCTCCTGAAGATACCATCCAAGATTGTTCGCCAAAAAAGCAGCTTATGACGGACTTTGATCTGATGATGATTCtcaagaggaagaaaaacatttaCCGTCGCACCGGTAGTGATATCGATGTAGTAAAAAGAAATGATGATCAGATACTGGAGCTCTTGGAAACGATGCAACAGGCAGCCGACCAGGACCGACAGCTCAACCGCGCCAATAAACCGGCCACAAAAAAGATCGCCCTGCTGAAGCATTTCATGTCGCAATTGATCAAGAAAGATCTACAGCTGCCTTTGCTGGAGCGTAATGTGTTGAACGTACTGGCGGATTGGATTTCACCACTACCCAGCAAAGCGCTGCCATGTTTGCAGATTCGTGAAGGCATCCTCAAGATGTTGGGTGAATTTCCTTCCATCGAAAAATCGTACCTTAAACAGTCCGGCATAGGCAAGGCGGTCATGTATCTGTACAAACATCCAGACGAAACGAATGCAAACCGCAAGCGAGCCGGAGAATTGATCCACGGTTGGTTTCGAACGATCTATAATGTTAATATCGAATTGAAAGCGATGTCTCGTGAAGAACGCCAGCAgcttgaaatgaaacaaatgccTGCTAACAAGCGAAAAACGATGGACAGTCTGCCATCCGCAGGATGTGATCAGCTAGACGAGGCCCTATGGTTAGACAAGGGAGAAAGAGGCACTGGGCACCCGGGCGATAGAGACTGG GCAGAGACGGCGCGCGCTAACGTCAGCTTCGGGCTGTTCGGTCCGACCGACCTGCAACTTCGTGAGTACGCTCCtctgcaacaaaacaacagtcCCACAGCCGCATTTGTCTATTAG
- the LOC121589352 gene encoding fatty-acid amide hydrolase 2-B isoform X1, which translates to MQIKPESSPIMSSPLKALVEFLRLIYAKCYRKVVRECNQQMSYAIRRLLRAAMCVFSWFVMPYSQCVSGRIERRKLPPIEDPLLLLSATVLAERIRKREIRSEDVVRTYIQRCQQVNPLLNAIVEDRFEAALEEAQEVDRQLAKGTLGPAEELARTKPLLGLPVSIKESLAVEGMSNTAGRKLREKKVALSDAPVVHQIKRAGGIVLLVSNTPELCLCWETYNQCTGLTRNPYNLQRTAGGSSGGEAALIAAAGSLLGVTTDIAGSSRLPAMFTGVFGHKPSPYVVSPYGHHPSCDDENWGSFFTPGAMCRYAEDLPLLLEAMRDPDGTPVTLHKPVPIGALKCYYMENDGPSGLTRPIDADIVQAIRDVAAHLNAQRVNLKRLRWTLDISVCKMLRMKNVETIYSPQANGKPDTTMRREVFKYLLGMSKSDLPSVMIGPMQHIVNNYIPQSRLDFLDAQTEKLRKDFIDLLGTDGVFIYPGFPNTAHRHYRIFHKLVDTTYMMVFNTVGLPAASCMVGFDREKLPIGVQIVAAPGQDHLIFAVAKELERRFGGWVAPV; encoded by the exons ATGCAAATCAAGCCGGAATCATCCCCAATAATGAGTTCGCCGCTGAAAGCGCTGGTCGAGTTTCTGCGGCTCATCTACGCCAAGTGCTACCGTAAGGTGGTCCGAGAATGCAACCA ACAGATGAGTTACGCTATACGCAGGCTGCTGCGTGCAGCCATGTGCGTGTTTAGCTGGTTCGTCATGCCCTACTCGCAGTGCGTAAGCGGTCGAATAGAGCGCCGCAAACTCCCACCAATCGAAGAtccgctgctgctcctgtcgGCCACCGTGCTTGCCGAGCGCATCCGCAAGCGCGAGATACGCAGCGAGGACGTGGTCCGTACGTACATCCAACGGTGCCAGCAGGTGAACCCGCTGCTAAACGCCATCGTCGAGGATCGTTTCGAAGCAGCACTGGAAGAGGCACAGGAAGTCGACCGTCAGCTTGCGAAGGGTACGCTCGGACCCGCGGAAGAGTTAGCCCGCACCAAACCCCTGCTCGGACTGCCGGTTTCGATCAAGGAAAGCTTAGCGGTCGAGGGCATGAGCAACACGGCCGGTCGAAAGCTGCGCGAAAAGAAGGTCGCACTCAGTGATGCGCCCGTCGTGCACCAGATTAAGCGGGCCGGTGGTATTGTGCTGCTCGTAAGCAACACGCCCGAACTGTGCCTGTGCTGGGAAACGTACAACCAGTGCACGGGTCTAACGCGCAACCCGTACAACCTGCAGCGCACTGCGGGCGGATCGTCCGGCGGTGAGGCCGCACTGATTGCGGCGGCCGGATCGCTGCTCGGCGTTACGACCGATATTGCCGGCTCTTCGCGCCTACCAGCCATGTTTACTGGCGTGTTTGGCCATAAACCTTCACCGTACGTGGTGTCACCGTACGGGCACCATCCGTCCTGTGACGATGAGAACTGGGGCAGCTTCTTCACGCCGGGTGCCATGTGCCGGTATGCGGAGGATTTGCCGCTCCTGCTGGAAGCGATGCGCGATCCGGACGGTACGCCCGTCACGCTGCACAAACCGGTACCGATCGGGGCGCTCAAATGCTACTACATGGAGAACGATGGACCGTCCGGTTTGACGCGCCCGATCGATGCCGACATCGTGCAGGCGATCCGCGACGTGGCGGCCCATCTGAACGCACAGCGCGTCAACCTCAAGCGGCTGCGCTGGACGCTGGACATTTCGGTGTGCAAGATGCTGCGCATGAAGAACGTGGAAACGATCTACAGCCCACAGGCGAACGGCAAGCCGGACACGACGATGAGGCGGGAGGTGTTCAAGTATCTGCTCGGCATGTCGAAGTCCGATCTGCCCTCGGTCATGATCGGCCCGATGCAGCACATCGTGAACAACTACATACCCCAGTCCCGGCTCGACTTTCTCGATGCGCAGACGGAGAAGCTGCGCAAGGACTTTATCGATCTGCTCGGCACGGACGGGGTGTTCATCTATCCCGGCTTCCCGAACACGGCCCACCGGCACTATCGCATCTTTCACAAGCTGGTCGACACGACGTACATGATGGTGTTCAACACCGTCGGGCTGCCGGCCGCCTCCTGCATGGTCGGGTTCGATCGCGAGAAGCTCCCGATCGGCGTACAG ATTGTCGCTGCCCCCGGACAGGATCATCTTATCTTTGCCGTGGCCAAAGAGCTAGAACGACGGTTCGGTGGTTGGGTGGCTCCTGTCTAG
- the LOC121589352 gene encoding fatty-acid amide hydrolase 2-B isoform X2 has protein sequence MSYAIRRLLRAAMCVFSWFVMPYSQCVSGRIERRKLPPIEDPLLLLSATVLAERIRKREIRSEDVVRTYIQRCQQVNPLLNAIVEDRFEAALEEAQEVDRQLAKGTLGPAEELARTKPLLGLPVSIKESLAVEGMSNTAGRKLREKKVALSDAPVVHQIKRAGGIVLLVSNTPELCLCWETYNQCTGLTRNPYNLQRTAGGSSGGEAALIAAAGSLLGVTTDIAGSSRLPAMFTGVFGHKPSPYVVSPYGHHPSCDDENWGSFFTPGAMCRYAEDLPLLLEAMRDPDGTPVTLHKPVPIGALKCYYMENDGPSGLTRPIDADIVQAIRDVAAHLNAQRVNLKRLRWTLDISVCKMLRMKNVETIYSPQANGKPDTTMRREVFKYLLGMSKSDLPSVMIGPMQHIVNNYIPQSRLDFLDAQTEKLRKDFIDLLGTDGVFIYPGFPNTAHRHYRIFHKLVDTTYMMVFNTVGLPAASCMVGFDREKLPIGVQIVAAPGQDHLIFAVAKELERRFGGWVAPV, from the exons ATGAGTTACGCTATACGCAGGCTGCTGCGTGCAGCCATGTGCGTGTTTAGCTGGTTCGTCATGCCCTACTCGCAGTGCGTAAGCGGTCGAATAGAGCGCCGCAAACTCCCACCAATCGAAGAtccgctgctgctcctgtcgGCCACCGTGCTTGCCGAGCGCATCCGCAAGCGCGAGATACGCAGCGAGGACGTGGTCCGTACGTACATCCAACGGTGCCAGCAGGTGAACCCGCTGCTAAACGCCATCGTCGAGGATCGTTTCGAAGCAGCACTGGAAGAGGCACAGGAAGTCGACCGTCAGCTTGCGAAGGGTACGCTCGGACCCGCGGAAGAGTTAGCCCGCACCAAACCCCTGCTCGGACTGCCGGTTTCGATCAAGGAAAGCTTAGCGGTCGAGGGCATGAGCAACACGGCCGGTCGAAAGCTGCGCGAAAAGAAGGTCGCACTCAGTGATGCGCCCGTCGTGCACCAGATTAAGCGGGCCGGTGGTATTGTGCTGCTCGTAAGCAACACGCCCGAACTGTGCCTGTGCTGGGAAACGTACAACCAGTGCACGGGTCTAACGCGCAACCCGTACAACCTGCAGCGCACTGCGGGCGGATCGTCCGGCGGTGAGGCCGCACTGATTGCGGCGGCCGGATCGCTGCTCGGCGTTACGACCGATATTGCCGGCTCTTCGCGCCTACCAGCCATGTTTACTGGCGTGTTTGGCCATAAACCTTCACCGTACGTGGTGTCACCGTACGGGCACCATCCGTCCTGTGACGATGAGAACTGGGGCAGCTTCTTCACGCCGGGTGCCATGTGCCGGTATGCGGAGGATTTGCCGCTCCTGCTGGAAGCGATGCGCGATCCGGACGGTACGCCCGTCACGCTGCACAAACCGGTACCGATCGGGGCGCTCAAATGCTACTACATGGAGAACGATGGACCGTCCGGTTTGACGCGCCCGATCGATGCCGACATCGTGCAGGCGATCCGCGACGTGGCGGCCCATCTGAACGCACAGCGCGTCAACCTCAAGCGGCTGCGCTGGACGCTGGACATTTCGGTGTGCAAGATGCTGCGCATGAAGAACGTGGAAACGATCTACAGCCCACAGGCGAACGGCAAGCCGGACACGACGATGAGGCGGGAGGTGTTCAAGTATCTGCTCGGCATGTCGAAGTCCGATCTGCCCTCGGTCATGATCGGCCCGATGCAGCACATCGTGAACAACTACATACCCCAGTCCCGGCTCGACTTTCTCGATGCGCAGACGGAGAAGCTGCGCAAGGACTTTATCGATCTGCTCGGCACGGACGGGGTGTTCATCTATCCCGGCTTCCCGAACACGGCCCACCGGCACTATCGCATCTTTCACAAGCTGGTCGACACGACGTACATGATGGTGTTCAACACCGTCGGGCTGCCGGCCGCCTCCTGCATGGTCGGGTTCGATCGCGAGAAGCTCCCGATCGGCGTACAG ATTGTCGCTGCCCCCGGACAGGATCATCTTATCTTTGCCGTGGCCAAAGAGCTAGAACGACGGTTCGGTGGTTGGGTGGCTCCTGTCTAG